A window of Cryptomeria japonica chromosome 3, Sugi_1.0, whole genome shotgun sequence contains these coding sequences:
- the LOC131029165 gene encoding two-component response regulator ARR17: MGRTDDGLDLNSQKQIANEEEQPSTSQFHVLAVDDSIVDRKVIERLLKISAYKVTTVESGRRALEFLGLDEEQDSSVKIDSLKVKVNMIITDYCMPGMTGYDLLKKIKESSRLKEIPVVIMSSENVLTRIDRCLEEGAEEFILKPVKLSDVKRLKDHIVKGLTKEQLQQQQLPTSSSKRKAIAENLENIPEQPSKGRPRLGELTVA, translated from the exons ATGGGAAGAACAGATGATGGCTTGGACTTAAACTCTCAGAAGCAAATTGCTAATGAAGAAGAGCAGCCCAGTACCTCACAATTCCATGTGCTTGCTGTGGATGATAGCATTGTGGACAGGAAAGTCATTGAGAGGCTTCTCAAGATCTCTGCCTACAAAG TAACTACCGTTGAAAGTGGAAGAAGAGCTCTGGAGTTCCTCGGCCTGGATGAAGAACAGGACTCATCAGTAAAAATTGAT AGCCTTAAGGTTAAAGTAAATATGATTATCACAGATTACTGTATGCCTGGTATGACAGGCTATGACTTACTCAAGAAAATCAAG GAATCGTCAAGGCTGAAGGAGATTCCTGTTGTGATCATGTCTTCTGAAAATGTTCTGACTCGGATCGATAG ATGTTTGGAGGAAGGAGCAGAAGAGTTCATACTGAAGCCTGTAAAGCTATCAGATGTGAAAAGGTTGAAAGATCACATTGTTAAGGGTCTAACAAAGGAACAACTGCAGCAACAGCAACTGCCTACTTCATCATCAAAAAGAAAAGCCATAGCTGAAAACCTTGAAAATATACCAGAACAACCTTCAAAAGGAAGACCCAGGCTTGGAGAATTGACTGTTGCATAG